Proteins found in one Sporosarcina jeotgali genomic segment:
- the helD gene encoding RNA polymerase recycling motor HelD has translation MQRHPDFEFEAERLDYTVHYMRRLLEESQRDVDASQEQIRHAMADLDYLDSSMSYINILTNTRFFEMARSQKETFEAIQKKPYFARIHFQPNDEKDQFLYIGKTSVFHQETQEPIIVDWRSPVANVYYDGRLGDMTYDVRGEEVSGHLHSKRQYQIEEGELLDVRDIDLTTNDELLQEALAGKADVRLTEIISTIQSEQNDIIRASLRKPIIVQGAAGSGKTTIALHRISYFLYTKGTDFPAEKLMILAPSKLFMDYIGDVLPELGVGSICQTTFEEYVLNATGLKLKLTDTNSKLERLASSDSLDEPTIAIARMKGSEAYRTIIARYVKKLEQQTVALFEDVFIENYRIMGTKRLRKLFLEDFCYLPIEKRLERIKLIMKSEVTRKRKQLYQLLSDKYEAALDKALYGIRDDEKRRARITRIMDERDERLPKIEKEGKQKVASYMKRFKKFNVKQLYRSLLTDSGLQTELAPEWSEAFKVSFREVHVKNTWETEDLAALYDLHVQLKGIESEWKMRVVFIDEAQDYSEYQLAALHDGLETELFTLVGDLAQGIHSYRALTSWDLVKKMLPTATYTTLQKSYRTTIEIMNLANQVLAQMEEDLPLVEPVVRHGIEPVFYEMNELDVSRVSEIYETIVGRGHRSVAMICKTNAEAKHLFKVLSEGGMAVQLLDDQSDIDDSRMLIVPSVLSKGLEFDAVIVAAFDDPFRDSPIDRKLLYVAMTRPMHELHVLGNAAKEVLGK, from the coding sequence ATGCAGAGACACCCTGATTTTGAGTTTGAGGCTGAGCGTCTGGACTATACGGTGCATTACATGCGACGGCTTTTGGAAGAGTCGCAGCGTGATGTCGACGCCTCTCAAGAACAAATTCGTCACGCGATGGCGGATTTGGATTATTTGGATTCCAGTATGAGCTACATTAACATCCTCACGAACACACGGTTTTTCGAAATGGCGAGGTCCCAGAAAGAGACGTTTGAAGCTATCCAGAAGAAGCCGTATTTTGCGCGCATCCACTTTCAGCCTAATGATGAAAAAGACCAATTTCTGTATATCGGCAAGACATCGGTGTTTCATCAGGAGACGCAAGAACCTATCATTGTCGACTGGCGATCGCCTGTCGCGAACGTATATTACGATGGGCGTTTAGGCGACATGACCTACGATGTCCGCGGTGAAGAAGTGAGCGGTCATCTGCATTCAAAGCGGCAATATCAGATTGAAGAGGGCGAATTGCTCGATGTCCGGGACATTGACCTCACCACGAATGATGAGTTGCTGCAGGAAGCGCTGGCTGGAAAAGCGGATGTGCGATTGACGGAAATCATCTCGACAATCCAGTCGGAACAGAATGATATTATCCGCGCGAGTTTGCGTAAGCCAATCATCGTACAAGGGGCTGCAGGCAGTGGAAAGACGACGATTGCATTGCACCGTATTTCTTATTTTCTTTATACAAAAGGAACGGATTTCCCCGCTGAAAAATTGATGATTCTCGCACCCAGTAAATTATTCATGGACTATATCGGGGACGTGCTTCCCGAGCTCGGCGTGGGCAGTATTTGCCAGACGACGTTTGAGGAATATGTGCTAAATGCGACAGGTTTGAAACTGAAATTGACCGATACGAATAGCAAATTGGAAAGATTAGCGTCATCGGATTCATTGGATGAACCGACAATTGCCATTGCGAGGATGAAAGGGTCTGAAGCGTATCGGACCATCATTGCAAGGTACGTGAAAAAACTGGAGCAGCAGACAGTCGCACTTTTTGAAGATGTATTCATTGAAAACTATCGAATCATGGGTACGAAGCGATTGCGCAAGCTGTTCTTGGAAGACTTTTGCTACTTGCCGATTGAAAAGCGGCTGGAGCGAATTAAACTAATCATGAAATCTGAAGTGACGCGCAAACGCAAGCAACTCTATCAGCTTTTATCAGATAAATATGAGGCCGCACTTGATAAAGCGCTATACGGCATTCGTGACGATGAAAAACGCCGGGCTCGGATCACGCGCATCATGGACGAGCGCGATGAGCGGCTTCCGAAGATTGAGAAGGAAGGCAAGCAAAAGGTTGCTTCCTATATGAAGAGATTTAAAAAGTTCAACGTGAAGCAATTGTATCGGAGTCTGTTGACGGATTCCGGCTTGCAAACAGAACTTGCGCCAGAGTGGTCGGAAGCGTTCAAGGTTTCGTTCCGGGAAGTCCATGTGAAAAACACGTGGGAAACAGAGGATTTAGCTGCGCTTTACGATTTGCATGTACAGCTGAAAGGCATCGAGAGTGAATGGAAAATGCGTGTTGTTTTCATTGATGAAGCACAGGATTACAGTGAATATCAGCTGGCGGCGCTGCATGACGGACTTGAGACGGAATTGTTCACGCTGGTCGGCGATTTGGCGCAAGGAATTCATAGTTATCGGGCGCTGACGTCATGGGATCTGGTGAAAAAAATGCTGCCGACCGCTACGTATACGACATTGCAGAAAAGCTATCGGACTACGATTGAAATCATGAATTTAGCAAATCAAGTACTTGCACAAATGGAGGAAGATTTGCCTCTGGTTGAGCCCGTCGTCCGGCATGGAATCGAACCTGTATTTTATGAGATGAATGAATTGGACGTAAGCCGAGTGAGTGAAATCTATGAAACGATTGTGGGACGAGGTCATCGATCTGTTGCGATGATTTGCAAAACGAATGCCGAAGCGAAGCACCTTTTTAAAGTGTTATCCGAGGGTGGCATGGCTGTCCAACTGCTCGATGACCAAAGCGACATCGACGATTCCCGTATGCTGATTGTGCCAAGTGTTTTGTCGAAAGGACTGGAGTTTGACGCTGTCATTGTGGCGGCATTTGACGATCCGTTTCGGGATTCACCAATTGACCGCAAGTTGCTGTATGTCGCGATGACGCGGCCGATGCATGAGTTGCATGTGCTGGGAAATGCAGCAAAAGAAGTATTAGGCAAATAA
- a CDS encoding DUF2194 domain-containing protein gives MSPKVTKSLYIAVTAVLLAGIILQVARSQFVLKSRHNHELLGMRELVLHDGIQKEIEEKEKSPLYCVAYDPDDEESLAIKENSLKTLQYMKKQIEVIALDGTGTQLQECHTVLYTADSLGFGGGANPIKSFIQDGGYWLFLNTLNPDTEFQLFYRKMGISSYDGHFDTKGIHLIQNVLIGEEGLDTGGDFIQNASLSVALDDSAELLIESHDRTPLLWKVALGQGEIMVLNGTMLSEKVNRGLIAGAVSLVEPVFVYPIFNSKVFFIDDFPSPVAKGTNPVIYEEYKRELSSFYKEIWWPDMLSAAERFGITYTGVLIETYTDDVEAPFESPPDADRPNVIAYGREIIKSGGELGLHGYNHQSLTTDQAQADEFGYRAWNSQKEMGQSIQEAVSYARSAFPNYRLTSYVPPSNVLSEEGRSELKRVWPDLTVISSLYSEDSTGNAYVQEFEVAQDNVIEMPRISSGYGEREFDRWAEANAITSLGVYSKFIHPDDVISQDRSNNQTWHETYELFKTDIERVWKTYPWLRKFTSTEAGLEAASSLSSEIAVDVKGNGVSGTVESTLNEQYFILRTEKKVKRTKACEIEKIDSQTYLVKVGPAPFEIILGGL, from the coding sequence ATGTCTCCTAAAGTCACAAAAAGCTTGTATATTGCGGTTACAGCAGTACTGCTTGCCGGTATCATTCTTCAAGTCGCCCGTTCGCAGTTTGTTTTGAAGTCGAGACATAATCATGAGTTATTGGGCATGAGAGAGTTAGTTCTGCATGATGGAATTCAGAAAGAAATCGAAGAGAAGGAGAAATCTCCGCTTTACTGCGTAGCGTATGACCCCGATGATGAGGAAAGTTTGGCGATTAAGGAAAATAGCTTGAAAACGCTTCAGTATATGAAGAAGCAAATTGAAGTCATTGCGTTGGATGGCACGGGCACTCAACTGCAAGAGTGTCATACTGTCCTGTATACCGCAGACAGTTTGGGATTTGGAGGCGGCGCCAATCCGATTAAGTCATTCATCCAGGATGGCGGATATTGGCTGTTTTTAAATACGCTGAACCCTGATACGGAGTTCCAGCTTTTTTACCGGAAAATGGGGATTTCCTCTTATGACGGCCATTTCGATACAAAAGGCATTCACCTGATTCAGAATGTATTGATTGGAGAAGAGGGGCTGGATACGGGAGGTGATTTCATCCAGAACGCTTCGCTTTCGGTTGCTTTGGATGATAGTGCGGAATTGCTCATAGAAAGTCATGACCGTACACCGCTCTTATGGAAAGTTGCTTTAGGCCAAGGGGAAATCATGGTCTTAAATGGCACGATGTTATCTGAGAAAGTGAATCGGGGTTTGATTGCAGGGGCTGTAAGTCTTGTTGAACCTGTATTTGTCTATCCAATTTTCAATTCCAAAGTCTTTTTTATAGATGATTTTCCGTCCCCTGTAGCAAAAGGGACGAATCCGGTGATCTATGAAGAATACAAACGAGAGTTAAGCAGTTTTTATAAAGAGATTTGGTGGCCGGATATGTTATCTGCTGCTGAACGTTTTGGCATCACTTATACCGGGGTTTTGATAGAAACGTATACAGATGATGTGGAAGCGCCGTTTGAATCTCCGCCTGATGCGGACCGGCCGAATGTGATTGCTTATGGCAGGGAAATTATTAAGAGCGGAGGGGAATTGGGGCTTCATGGTTACAATCATCAGTCATTGACGACTGATCAGGCGCAAGCGGATGAATTCGGATATCGGGCTTGGAACTCTCAAAAGGAGATGGGGCAGTCCATTCAAGAAGCAGTTTCCTATGCAAGAAGTGCGTTTCCGAACTATCGGCTTACTTCATATGTTCCCCCATCCAATGTTCTTTCGGAAGAAGGAAGGTCTGAACTGAAAAGAGTATGGCCGGATCTCACTGTAATTTCTTCATTATATTCAGAGGATTCAACTGGAAACGCATATGTACAAGAATTTGAAGTGGCGCAAGACAATGTGATTGAAATGCCGCGAATTTCTTCCGGGTATGGTGAAAGGGAGTTTGACAGGTGGGCGGAAGCGAATGCGATTACATCGCTTGGAGTGTATTCCAAGTTCATACATCCCGACGATGTCATTAGTCAAGACCGCTCCAATAATCAGACGTGGCATGAAACGTATGAACTTTTCAAAACGGACATAGAGCGTGTCTGGAAAACCTACCCGTGGCTGCGTAAGTTTACTTCAACGGAAGCAGGACTGGAAGCCGCTTCTTCGCTCAGCAGTGAAATCGCTGTTGACGTGAAGGGGAATGGGGTTTCAGGAACTGTTGAAAGCACGTTGAATGAACAATATTTCATATTGCGGACAGAGAAGAAAGTGAAGCGGACGAAAGCGTGTGAAATTGAAAAGATCGACAGTCAGACCTATTTAGTCAAAGTGGGGCCGGCCCCCTTTGAAATTATATTGGGAGGTCTTTAA
- a CDS encoding PH domain-containing protein — protein MKNDIQAPTQRLADRTVSAFRWASIISHGILLVILGIVYAASLYFSWWTWTQWVVYILAGLAVLSGIWSIGFRPVYLHKHFRYGVTDEFLQIKSGAFHEHYALIPMTKIQAVSTSQGPVLRRFGLYTLEIETMGSSHGIPGLPKEIAIDVRNQIARCAKIKEVDE, from the coding sequence TTGAAGAATGACATTCAAGCACCGACCCAGCGATTAGCAGATCGTACAGTGTCAGCATTTAGGTGGGCATCGATCATAAGTCATGGGATTCTGCTTGTGATTTTAGGGATAGTATACGCCGCCAGCTTGTACTTCTCATGGTGGACGTGGACGCAGTGGGTCGTTTACATACTCGCGGGACTTGCGGTATTATCGGGAATCTGGTCCATCGGATTCAGGCCGGTCTATTTACATAAACACTTCCGATATGGAGTAACGGATGAATTTCTGCAAATCAAATCGGGTGCGTTCCATGAACACTATGCGCTCATTCCAATGACGAAAATTCAGGCGGTTTCCACGAGCCAGGGGCCGGTATTAAGGCGGTTCGGCTTGTATACACTGGAAATCGAAACGATGGGGTCGAGTCATGGCATTCCCGGATTGCCGAAAGAAATAGCGATTGACGTTCGAAATCAAATTGCCCGCTGCGCGAAAATCAAGGAAGTGGATGAATGA
- a CDS encoding tryptophan-rich sensory protein, with amino-acid sequence MGRRRKFGKMSVVVLVTYVVMIVMNYLANALPLNGKTTGEVSDSYSNLFAPAGYTFAIWGLIYVLLAFHVIYQLGFFRSGERSAVTQLMQKIAVYFSVTSVANALWILAWHYGHLAISIVLMLVMLISLIIINGMTVKSDLSFKEKFFIRLPFSVYFGWITVATIANITAYFVSIDWDGFGLSDSTWTVIILLVGTVIGIATLLKNWIASYGFVLVWAYIGIYSKHVSPEGWNEAYPGIIMTVSICIILLALLSLWVLVKRPKKRNRRNNKSMFR; translated from the coding sequence TTGGGACGACGAAGAAAGTTTGGGAAAATGAGTGTTGTTGTACTCGTCACGTACGTAGTAATGATTGTCATGAATTACCTGGCAAATGCGTTGCCGTTGAATGGGAAGACTACTGGAGAAGTATCGGATTCGTACAGTAATTTGTTTGCACCGGCGGGCTATACGTTTGCCATTTGGGGACTCATTTATGTGCTGCTGGCATTCCATGTCATTTATCAGCTCGGATTCTTCCGGTCTGGTGAACGGTCGGCTGTAACGCAGCTTATGCAGAAGATTGCGGTGTATTTCTCAGTTACATCTGTCGCGAATGCACTTTGGATTTTGGCGTGGCATTACGGACACCTGGCCATTTCGATTGTATTAATGCTCGTTATGCTGATCAGTCTGATTATTATCAACGGCATGACGGTGAAATCGGATCTGTCATTCAAAGAGAAGTTTTTCATTCGGCTGCCGTTTAGTGTGTATTTCGGATGGATTACAGTTGCGACCATCGCGAATATCACAGCGTATTTTGTATCGATTGACTGGGATGGTTTCGGTCTGTCAGATTCGACTTGGACGGTGATCATTCTCCTAGTTGGAACAGTTATCGGAATCGCAACGTTGTTGAAAAATTGGATTGCCTCATACGGGTTTGTTCTAGTTTGGGCGTATATCGGGATTTATAGCAAACACGTATCCCCTGAAGGTTGGAACGAAGCCTATCCAGGAATTATTATGACCGTTTCGATTTGTATTATCTTACTGGCGCTGCTCAGTCTATGGGTGCTTGTCAAACGGCCGAAGAAACGGAATCGAAGAAACAACAAGTCTATGTTCAGATGA
- a CDS encoding glycine betaine ABC transporter substrate-binding protein: MNWTKKLAGISAVSLLALGLAACGDDDASKDGNSSDKTAGEMVDYKITGIDPGAGIMEATDRAISDYGLDKWELTTGSGAAMTAALKKAVDKEEPIIITGWSPHWMFTKYDLKYLDDPEGSYGGAEEIHTIGSLDLAKDKPEAHQILQNFKWDEEDMGEVMVAIIDGEDPADAAQSWIDENQDKVDSWTEGVDKVDGDEFTFVYVAWDSTVASTNVMAKVLEDQGYKVKMSQVEAGPMWTAVADGSADALLAGWLPVTHKTYAEKYDGKFEDVGTSMEGVKIGLTVPEYMDIDSIEDLKK; encoded by the coding sequence ATGAATTGGACAAAGAAATTAGCAGGAATCAGCGCAGTATCACTACTGGCATTAGGGCTTGCAGCATGTGGGGATGACGATGCAAGCAAGGATGGTAATTCTTCGGATAAAACAGCTGGAGAAATGGTAGATTACAAAATCACAGGAATTGACCCGGGTGCTGGAATCATGGAAGCAACAGACCGTGCCATCAGTGACTACGGGTTAGATAAGTGGGAACTAACGACTGGATCTGGTGCTGCGATGACAGCTGCATTGAAGAAAGCAGTTGACAAAGAGGAGCCGATCATCATCACAGGCTGGTCTCCGCACTGGATGTTCACGAAATATGATTTGAAATACTTGGATGATCCAGAAGGCTCGTATGGCGGCGCGGAAGAGATTCACACAATCGGCAGCTTGGATCTTGCGAAAGACAAGCCTGAAGCACACCAAATTCTTCAAAACTTCAAGTGGGATGAAGAAGACATGGGTGAAGTGATGGTGGCAATTATTGATGGAGAAGATCCAGCAGATGCCGCACAATCTTGGATTGACGAGAACCAAGACAAAGTAGATTCATGGACGGAAGGCGTGGATAAAGTCGATGGCGACGAGTTCACATTCGTTTATGTCGCATGGGATAGTACGGTTGCCAGCACGAACGTTATGGCGAAAGTGTTGGAAGACCAAGGCTACAAAGTGAAAATGTCTCAAGTTGAAGCTGGACCAATGTGGACAGCAGTGGCAGATGGCAGTGCAGACGCATTGCTCGCAGGCTGGCTGCCAGTGACTCACAAAACATATGCCGAGAAATATGATGGCAAGTTCGAAGATGTGGGCACAAGCATGGAAGGCGTGAAGATTGGATTGACGGTTCCCGAATATATGGATATCGATTCGATTGAGGATTTGAAGAAGTAA
- a CDS encoding nuclease-related domain-containing protein, with translation MDGLNAALRRISAQHPAFPKIQAQLMNMNAGFGGEQELDRVLKNYRFPDETCILNDLSLSSSSLFQIDTLLLTTEFALICEVKNIAGDLSVRDNPPQLIRIADNGTVSGFLSPLAQVSNTCQLFEDWLLQRDIHLPVFGCVVLAYAKQRITLPPTEIPTLFPRLVPQHVRRLLTGTSIMTKNDLLRLTQSLLNAHKEYTPKSICAKFNIQPFEIKGGVECPGCNRLGMRKGRKGWYCSVCKTYSMDAHRQAIQDWFLLIDEPLSNKSFRTFLEMKSPRSALRLITEMGLIPSGNNRGRTYTSNFVKHT, from the coding sequence ATGGATGGGCTGAACGCCGCCCTTAGAAGAATATCCGCACAACACCCCGCCTTCCCCAAAATCCAAGCACAACTCATGAATATGAATGCTGGATTTGGCGGAGAACAAGAATTGGATCGCGTGTTAAAAAATTACCGATTCCCTGACGAGACATGCATCCTCAATGACTTATCCCTCTCCTCTAGTTCACTATTTCAAATTGACACTCTCCTGCTTACGACTGAATTCGCTTTAATATGTGAAGTGAAAAATATAGCCGGAGACCTTTCCGTACGAGATAATCCGCCACAATTAATTCGTATAGCAGATAACGGCACAGTTAGCGGATTCCTTAGCCCGCTAGCACAAGTTAGCAATACATGTCAGCTTTTTGAAGATTGGCTGCTCCAAAGAGATATTCATCTTCCGGTTTTTGGATGCGTTGTGCTCGCTTATGCGAAACAACGGATTACGCTTCCGCCCACTGAAATCCCAACATTGTTTCCAAGACTTGTTCCGCAACATGTCCGACGCTTGCTGACCGGTACCTCCATTATGACTAAAAATGATCTTTTAAGACTCACGCAATCTTTGCTGAACGCACACAAAGAATATACCCCTAAGTCCATTTGCGCGAAATTCAATATCCAACCTTTTGAAATTAAAGGCGGTGTTGAATGTCCAGGCTGTAATCGTTTAGGGATGCGAAAAGGTCGAAAGGGCTGGTATTGTTCTGTCTGTAAAACCTATTCCATGGATGCTCATAGACAAGCGATTCAAGATTGGTTTTTGCTAATCGATGAACCACTTTCAAACAAATCATTCCGAACATTTCTCGAGATGAAAAGTCCCCGATCTGCGTTACGTCTAATCACAGAGATGGGACTGATTCCTAGCGGGAATAATCGCGGTCGAACATATACTTCTAACTTCGTGAAGCACACGTAA
- a CDS encoding NAD-dependent epimerase/dehydratase family protein yields the protein MKVLITGGYGFIGSHLADRLHKEGDEVFIIDNMSTGMSENVGFRHKGYRMAAGDRECENIFRSEKFDAVVHLAAQVSVRKSVENPRHDAETNIIGLVNMLTLAQKYHVKKFIFASSAAVYGESTQMPLREELGGNPISPYGISKWLGEYYCKQWSDLYGLETVSFRFSNVYGPRQRGEGDGSVIPKFIEKVLSGEPLTVFGDGLQTRDFIFVKDLADAIYRSLCADSFSGVYNLSSETETSILDVIGMLESFQESIEVTFDEPREGDIRSSCLANGKLKNELDWSPIYSMQEGLALTYEAAQKRAAQPVIAARGGKDSKKSAWKRTVPYIENIALFLLLIGLYFSTFDSTGELLTIGAILYITIMGVIYGKRQSIIAASLSVGVLIVGKLAGGGDTVSLLYDSSFFLESVIFLFVGLAVGYAVERKIRVIDDQKKSLTDLEASYRSLKLVFNDMRDVKEELQTRIKNSGDSFGIVHSISKQLDGSEPENVFLSTVSVIQSVMGAKRVSLYRFNENQTYLRLTAQIGQLESGDVKSIRSDEHSYIQSILGGAPLFVNRKLAEGEPMMAAPLRHNGHLFALLVIDDMDADSFSLYHENLFKVAVEMTESALSRAYTLTELKEKTRYVSGTKILQEGAFQEIMASKQLAREKGHLPYLLLECNDVTENPAALATQISPLLRDQDYLYLQENGRMLLLLSSSSEKDGEHVISRLSRNRIGASIVRGEELLWN from the coding sequence ATGAAAGTGCTTATCACAGGAGGTTATGGGTTCATAGGCTCTCATCTGGCAGATCGGCTGCATAAGGAAGGGGATGAAGTTTTCATCATCGACAATATGTCAACTGGGATGTCGGAGAATGTTGGTTTTCGTCATAAGGGATATCGAATGGCCGCTGGGGATCGGGAATGTGAGAACATATTCCGCTCCGAAAAATTTGATGCGGTTGTCCATCTGGCTGCTCAGGTGAGTGTTAGGAAATCAGTGGAAAACCCCCGCCACGATGCAGAAACGAACATCATTGGACTGGTGAACATGCTGACACTGGCTCAGAAATATCACGTGAAGAAATTCATATTTGCGTCTTCAGCAGCGGTATATGGGGAAAGTACCCAGATGCCGTTGAGAGAGGAACTTGGCGGTAATCCGATTTCCCCCTACGGCATCAGTAAATGGCTTGGAGAATACTATTGCAAGCAATGGAGCGACCTTTATGGCCTGGAGACAGTTTCCTTCCGATTCTCAAATGTATACGGACCTCGTCAACGCGGCGAAGGGGATGGAAGTGTCATCCCTAAATTTATAGAGAAGGTGTTATCAGGAGAACCGCTTACTGTTTTTGGAGATGGACTGCAGACGCGTGATTTCATATTTGTAAAGGATTTAGCAGATGCCATTTATCGTTCGTTGTGCGCAGACTCCTTTTCAGGGGTCTATAATCTTTCATCCGAAACAGAAACGAGCATTTTGGACGTGATTGGTATGTTGGAATCCTTCCAGGAAAGCATTGAAGTGACGTTCGATGAACCGCGGGAAGGGGATATCCGAAGTTCTTGTTTAGCAAACGGAAAATTGAAAAACGAACTGGACTGGTCGCCGATCTATAGTATGCAGGAGGGTCTGGCCTTGACCTATGAGGCTGCTCAAAAAAGAGCAGCTCAGCCGGTGATTGCGGCAAGGGGTGGCAAAGATTCGAAAAAAAGTGCGTGGAAGCGAACCGTTCCTTATATTGAAAACATCGCTCTCTTCTTGCTGCTGATCGGCCTCTATTTTTCTACCTTTGACAGTACAGGAGAGCTGCTTACAATTGGTGCCATATTGTACATCACAATTATGGGTGTGATTTACGGGAAACGGCAATCGATCATTGCTGCGTCGCTTTCTGTAGGGGTTCTCATTGTCGGGAAGCTTGCGGGGGGCGGAGATACGGTGTCGTTGCTATATGACTCTAGTTTCTTTTTGGAATCTGTCATCTTCCTCTTCGTCGGACTTGCTGTAGGGTACGCGGTGGAGCGGAAAATCCGTGTCATTGACGATCAGAAGAAATCATTAACTGATTTAGAAGCGAGTTATCGTTCTTTAAAGCTCGTATTCAATGATATGCGCGACGTAAAAGAGGAACTGCAAACTCGTATAAAAAACAGCGGAGACAGTTTCGGAATAGTCCATAGCATCAGTAAACAGCTGGACGGGTCAGAGCCGGAGAATGTGTTTTTAAGTACCGTATCGGTCATTCAATCCGTTATGGGTGCAAAACGGGTTTCGCTATACCGTTTCAATGAAAATCAGACGTATTTAAGACTCACTGCACAGATCGGACAATTGGAATCAGGTGACGTTAAGTCAATCCGCTCGGATGAGCACTCATATATCCAGTCAATTCTTGGCGGCGCACCTCTTTTTGTCAACCGTAAACTAGCAGAAGGTGAACCGATGATGGCTGCACCGTTACGGCATAATGGCCACTTGTTCGCCCTATTAGTCATTGACGATATGGACGCGGACAGTTTTTCACTCTATCACGAAAATCTGTTCAAAGTGGCTGTTGAAATGACAGAATCTGCATTGTCCAGAGCGTATACGTTAACTGAGCTGAAAGAGAAAACCCGTTATGTGTCAGGTACAAAGATTCTCCAAGAAGGTGCATTCCAAGAAATTATGGCAAGTAAACAGCTGGCGCGCGAGAAGGGACACTTGCCTTATCTGCTCTTAGAGTGTAATGACGTAACAGAAAATCCTGCTGCCCTGGCAACTCAAATCAGTCCGTTGCTTAGAGACCAGGATTACTTATATTTACAAGAGAACGGCCGCATGCTCTTATTGCTCTCAAGTTCCTCTGAAAAAGATGGAGAACACGTGATTAGCAGACTTTCCAGAAACCGGATCGGCGCCTCGATTGTCAGAGGCGAGGAACTTCTATGGAACTAG
- a CDS encoding PH domain-containing protein — translation MMNMKRYHPLSILFEFAAFLKSYAILAFVVVVNINSDSWFAWLGRILLIAAVALTLIASIMKWFTRKYAAGELSFHLKSGIFEKTEQTIYYDKIQNVQRHTSFLHKLFKMTSLTFETGSTGMNSNVKFDVLTRSEANRLESFVKEFMYDESVTNLQESESVLNKPKRLVHFTPTRSDTVKASFTSFSFLLILVIGASLFSKINQLFDVEDYVEGWLESVLTSGWLIAGVTAVLVALAVTVGIIWTFVKYGNYEIASDEKRIYISKGVLDETAFSIAKNRVQAVEITQSVMKRILGLAEVKLISAGNLGEDEDEVSTLYPFLPVNRAYAMIAELLPDYEVITDSSRLPRRSLIARLIKPYWLWLIITVLLTYFRPAVFKLDIGWAIVSIALLLLIILSRILGFWNTSYALRGRFIQLSEGVFGKTTFITRRDKVIEIFVKRTKLQQWFGLATIGFINRAKPVRYETLADLPMKEAGEFADWYAERAEEVQLQ, via the coding sequence ATGATGAACATGAAGCGCTATCATCCGTTATCTATCCTGTTTGAGTTCGCCGCATTTTTAAAAAGTTATGCCATCCTCGCATTTGTCGTGGTTGTCAACATAAATTCGGACTCGTGGTTTGCCTGGCTTGGGCGTATTCTTTTGATCGCAGCAGTAGCCCTGACACTCATTGCGAGTATTATGAAGTGGTTTACCCGAAAATACGCAGCGGGTGAGCTCTCATTTCATTTGAAATCGGGTATTTTTGAGAAAACTGAACAAACAATCTACTACGACAAAATACAGAACGTACAGCGGCATACATCGTTTCTTCATAAACTGTTCAAAATGACTTCCCTTACCTTTGAAACGGGCTCGACGGGCATGAACTCTAATGTGAAATTCGATGTATTAACACGTTCTGAAGCAAATCGGCTGGAGTCGTTTGTAAAAGAATTCATGTATGATGAAAGTGTAACAAACCTCCAGGAATCCGAATCGGTTCTAAATAAACCAAAGCGACTGGTCCACTTCACTCCAACTCGGAGCGATACGGTGAAAGCATCGTTCACGTCATTTAGTTTTTTACTCATATTAGTAATTGGTGCGTCCCTTTTTTCTAAAATCAACCAGCTGTTCGACGTAGAGGATTATGTGGAAGGCTGGCTCGAATCCGTTTTGACATCAGGGTGGCTCATTGCAGGAGTGACAGCAGTTCTCGTTGCCCTCGCTGTGACGGTTGGGATCATTTGGACGTTTGTGAAATATGGAAACTATGAAATTGCATCAGACGAAAAGCGTATCTATATTTCTAAAGGGGTTTTGGATGAAACCGCGTTTTCCATCGCGAAGAATCGTGTGCAGGCAGTGGAAATTACTCAATCCGTCATGAAAAGAATTCTTGGACTTGCCGAAGTGAAGCTGATTAGTGCAGGGAATCTTGGAGAGGATGAGGATGAAGTCAGCACGCTGTATCCGTTTTTGCCGGTGAATCGTGCGTATGCCATGATTGCAGAATTGCTGCCTGACTACGAAGTGATTACAGACAGCAGCCGATTGCCGCGCAGATCATTAATCGCCCGCCTCATTAAACCTTATTGGCTCTGGCTGATCATCACGGTTTTGCTTACTTATTTCAGACCGGCAGTATTCAAATTAGATATAGGTTGGGCGATTGTGTCAATCGCACTTCTGCTTTTGATCATCCTCAGCCGGATACTCGGGTTTTGGAATACTTCCTATGCACTAAGAGGACGGTTCATTCAATTGAGTGAAGGGGTCTTTGGGAAAACGACGTTTATCACGCGGCGCGACAAAGTCATTGAAATATTCGTAAAGCGGACAAAGCTTCAGCAGTGGTTCGGCCTTGCGACGATAGGATTTATTAACCGCGCTAAACCGGTTCGCTATGAAACGCTTGCGGACCTGCCGATGAAAGAAGCGGGAGAGTTCGCGGATTGGTATGCGGAGCGGGCAGAAGAAGTACAATTACAATAG